The following coding sequences are from one Sardina pilchardus chromosome 16, fSarPil1.1, whole genome shotgun sequence window:
- the LOC134059413 gene encoding NACHT and WD repeat domain-containing protein 2 — protein MWPSGVGSRQPNPRDSALRRAAISGNVLALPPFHVPTGRAVRVFICANPDDTEAERNALKEHVYPKLRDFCRENYGVEFQVVDLYWGVDPEEWDSPDLQRLRMKLLEDCLKTSAGPCFVGLVGEKYGSIRVPGEVESAEFELILDAAVEAGLDTRLLEEWYCRDENAVPPAYYLKPKAQMLKNYQNSSSSAAKSKNDKAWRGVSDEIKKIFRAAVLQLQEKGTMKSAQAKKFLCSPLEDELDFALGKQTPAFLKKCVCYIRKIANFDRHAKLPEMARYMDIVTDADRVMRNQEAYERLLKVRDEFIPTVVAASNLRVYSSVTHCDMKLGYSQEVESHYVEGLCKQFYEDMVDIIQATVQQNFDAETDPMYDELLQHLSLCKTFSSIYEYKSEALDLVQEYLYPVKGSRMSPLVVYGGPCSGKTLLLAEVAKEAYTWLQKEMGPETDPVVIVRFIGTTDFSTDLRTLLQSICEQIAINYRCLIHFLPQKIQEMRELLVNLLGESSFHRPLVIVLDALEQLSDADEARKLWWLPAHLPRTVRIVVSTLPNKHGILQKLRSLIHDEFRYVELIQRDRKACSQTLKQQLLSVKRKVTSGQQIYVNEALAKCTLPMFVNLIYRAVVNWRSHKDVDDTSLSATVHDSIERLFFSVEDKLGSRFVFRALGYVTMSKAGLTEMELEDILSLDNSVLGDIMVSSNLKNPLRVSYDLIARLREELDGYLIERQVRNVTLMVWANRHLHLIAQKLYLSNEEDVHQMHSLLAEYFLGAWAGGRKKIFHCDNNHFAHFSHHKNPQQQQQQQQHADKYSYDRQTPEQPWVFQCNLLEPDIFFVNHRKMTELVYHLTRSGRTDDLMYGVIMNFSWLYTMIKIGHFDKALADIDLAYSYSQEKELKFLATTLRSIKVKVTRNPASLSAELQQRLLPVVTSLPKLRHLLLECDKDGPKYCSIVPLHSSMDVTYSPERLPLCSSYMQIVEIIPTLAPSIVIVALEDGSVSTWDVESRQLLRQIDTARSVVLGIRLTTDEKYLVVATTKNTLLIYDNHKSCLLSEVEVKCSKHLGVTGGVAFINGFTLSSQHALAWLEASKEVNVIDLVYGWPLYQFHCWYEVTCVQCSPDGMYAFCGQYLNTTSIFHLGSGDKLATMTSEFSGGFVKSILVLDTLNQMVMIDNEGSLSVWNTKEVTNPRLMEDYDCRGDDSEVVGIELSEDQRSILICKARSIEVLDTKVWKMVEKFKAKRTERFVAAVLSKNGQSIVASMENTSSIFVWRRDSGQCMASLIEISGAIVKLIKSTHHNLLLSVASSGVLSVWDIDIITAMSNIDKTGKRILNLQLSGREDFIYTMDGSESIHKWNFNTGFIEMVFKHEGLVENCVLTTSGDLMVTSDDKCSQYIWQTATGENIFRINGQKITQLLITHNDQFVVSLCEQNASRVWRLGTGHKVCNILVTLQHALITTANTFLVGTTKNKLLAVSLWSGSVSKKFICDDGITIVNFKLIPDCPDYVVFITSTETVFIWSVADESVCRRVQMPANFLKNLEDFQISPNGKLGIVSKGDENINVLDLHSGKLRLVHAAGIIWRQKLSRDGRYLVYICFRNCEEDDDAGVVSNLIVMRLADGKSIGTCSLYKTPTYLCLSQRALNIIVGFEDGSIGTYTVVDRVDAALKIKIATSNSRQIVNNAAQKVRPKCSTHAFKTISDCIWRESTEVFSRDSPINLSDSGEAETTTPTKKSELLQ, from the exons gtggtggATCTGTATTGGGGAGTGGACCCTGAGGAGTGGGACAGCCCTGACCTGCAGCGGCTACGGATGAAGCTTCTAGAAGACTGCCTGAAGACCTCGGCGGGTCCATGCTTTGTT ggtctGGTGGGGGAGAAGTACGGCAGCATCCGCGTGCCGGGCGAGGTGGAGTCGGCCGAGTTCGAGCTGATCCTGGACGCGGCGGTGGAGGCGGGCCTGGACACGCGCCTGCTGGAGGAGTGGTACTGCCGCGACGAGAACGCCGTGCCGCCCGCCTACTACCTCAAGCCCAAGGCCCAGATGCTGAAGAACTACCAGAACTCA TCGAGCAGCGCGGCCAAGTCCAAGAACGACAAGGCGTGGCGCGGCGTCTCGGACGAGATCAAGAAGATCTTCCGCGCGGCCGTGCTGCAGCTGCAGGAGAAGGGCACCATGAAGAGCGCCCAGGCCAAGAAGTTCCTCTGCTcac CCCTGGAAGACGAGCTGGACTTTGCTCTTGGCAAGCAGACGCCGGCCTTcctgaagaagtgtgtgtgctacatCCGCAAGATCGCCAACTTCGACCGGCACGCCAAGCTGCCCGAGATGGCCCGCTACATGGACATCGTCACCGACGCCGACCGCGTCATGCGTAACCAGGAGGCGTACGAGCGGCTGCTCAAAGTCCGCGACGAGTTCATCCCCACGGTGGTGGCGGCGTCCAACCTGCGCGTCTACTCGTCCGTCACACACTGCGACATGAAGCTGGGCTACTCACAG GAGGTGGAGAGCCACTACGTGGAGGGCCTGTGCAAGCAGTTCTACGAGGACATGGTGGACATCATCCAGGCCACGGTGCAGCAGAACTTCGACGCCGAGACGGACCCCATGTACGACGAGCTCCTGCAGCACCTGTCGCTCTGCAAGACCTTCTCGTCCATCTACGAGTACAAGAGCGAGGCACTGGACCTGGTGCAGGAGTACCTCTACCCGGTCAAGGGCAGCCGCATGAGCCCCCTGGTGGTGTACGGAGGGCCCTGCAGTGGCAAGACGCTGCTGCTCGCCGAGGTGGCCAAGGAG GCATACACATGGCTGCAGAAGGAGATGGGTCCGGAGACGGACCCAGTGGTCATCGTCCGCTTCATCGGCACCACCGACTTCTCCACGGACCTCCGCACCCTGCTGCAGAGTATCTGCGAGCAGATCGCCATCAACTACCGCTGCTTGATCCACTTCCTGCCCCAGAAGATCCAGGAGATGCGAGAGCTGCTGGTCAACCTGCTGGGCGAGTCCTCCTTCCACCGGCCGCTGGTCATCGTCTTGGACGCATTGGAGCAGCTCTCGGACGCAGACGAGGCTCGGAAGCTGTGGTGGCTGCCCGCACACTTGCCCCGCACTGTCCGCATCGTGGTGTCCACCTTACCCAACAAGCACGGCATTCTCCAGAAGCTCCGCAGCCTCATCCACGACGAGTTCCGGTACGTGGAGTTAATCCAGCGCGATCGCAAGGCCTGCAGCCAGACGCTCAAGCAGCAGCTCCTCAGTGTCAAGAGGAAGGTCACCTCGGGCCAGCAAATCTACGTGAACGAGGCGCTGGCCAAATGCACGTTGCCCATGTTCGTCAATCTCATCTACCGGGCGGTGGTCAACTGGAGGTCCCACAAGGACGTAGACGACACATCGCTAAGCGCCACGGTGCACGACAGCATCGAGCGGCTCTTCTTCTCCGTGGAGGACAAGCTTGGCTCTCGATTTGTCTTTCGGGCTCTGGGCTACGTCACCATGTCCAAAGCTGGGCTGACGGAGATGGAGCTCGAGGATATCCTCTCCTTGGACAACAGCGTCCTGGGGGACATCATGGTGAGCTCCAACCTCAAGAACCCGCTCCGGGTCTCCTACGACCTCATTGCCCGGCTGAGGGAGGAACTCGACGGCTACCTGATCGAGCGGCAGGTGCGCAACGTGACGCTGATGGTGTGGGCCAACAGGCACCTGCACCTGATCGCGCAGAAGCTGTACCTCAGCAACGAGGAGGACGTCCACCAGATGCACAGCCTGTTGGCGGAGTACTTCCTGGGAGCCTGGGCCGGAGGCCGGAAGAAGATCTTCCACTGCGACAACAATCACTTCGCCCACTTCTCCCACCACAAgaacccacagcagcagcagcagcagcagcagca TGCCGACAAGTACTCGTACGACAGGCAGACTCCCGAGCAGCCCTGGGTCTTCCAGTGCAACCTCTTGGAGCCGGACATCTTCTTTGTCAACCACAGGAAGATGACAGAACTTGTGTATCACTTGACTCGTAGCGGGCGCACAGACGACCTCATGTACGGGGTCATCATGAACTTTAGCTGGCTGTACACCATGATCAAAATAGGACATTTTGATAAGGCGCTGGCAGACATTGACCTAGCCTACAGCTACTCGCAGGAAAAAGAGCTGAAGTTTTTGGCCACGACTTTGCGCAGCATTAAGGTCAAGGTGACGCGAAACCCGGCTTCCTTGTCCGCCGAGCTCCAGCAGAGGTTGCTTCCCGTGGTGACGTCCCTCCCCAAGCTCCGGCACCTCCTGCTGGAGTGTGACAAGGACGGCCCCAAATACTGCTCCATCGTTCCCCTGCACTCGTCCATGGACGTCACCTACAGTCCCGAGAGGCTGCCCCTCTGCTCCAGCTACATGCAGATCGTGGAGATCATCCCGACCCTGGCGCCCAGCATCGTCATCGTGGCCTTGGAGGACGGCTCCGTGAGCACGTGGGACGTCGAGAGCAGGCAGCTCCTCCGACAGATCGACACGGCGCGCTCCGTCGTGCTCGGCATACGCCTCACCACCGACGAGAAGTACCTGGTGGTGGCGACCACCAAGAACACCCTGCTGATCTACGATAATCACAAGTCCTGCCTGCTGTCCGAGGTGGAGGTCAAGTGCTCCAAACACCTCGGCGTCACCGGAGGGGTCGCCTTCATCAATGGGTTTACATTATCCAGCCAGCACGCCCTGGCTTGGTTGGAGGCCAGCAAAGAGGTGAATGTCATTGACTTGGTGTACGGCTGGCCTTTGTACCAGTTCCACTGCTGGTACGAGGTCACCTGTGTGCAGTGCTCTCCAGACGGCATGTACGCTTTCTGTGGGCAATACCTCAACACCACGTCCATCTTCCACCTGGGCAGTGGGGACAAGCTGGCCACCATGACGTCGGAGTTTTCGGGCGGTTTTGTCAAGTCCATCTTGGTGCTGGACACCCTGAACCAGATGGTGATGATCGACAACGAGGGGAGTTTGTCGGTGTGGAACACAAAGGAAGTCACGAACCCCCGGCTCATGGAGGACTACGACTGCAGGGGGGACGACAGTGAAGTCGTGGGGATCGAGCTGTCTGAGGACCAGCGGTCCATTCTCATCTGCAAAGCGAGAAGCATCGAAGTTCTGGACACCAAAGTCTGGAAGATGGTGGAGAAGTTCAAAGCCAAGCGCACCGAACGATTTGTGGCCGCTGTCCTCTCCAAAAACGGCCAGAGCATTGTGGCTTCCATGGAAAACACGTCATCTATTTTTGTGTGGCGGAGGGACAGTGGCCAATGTATGGCTAGTCTAATTGAGATATCTGGAGCCATTGTCAAGTTAATCAAGTCCACCCATCATAACCTGCTGCTGTCTGTAGCCAGCAGTGGCGTGCTGTCAGTTTGGGACATTGACATTATAACAGCCATGTCTAACATAGACAAGACAGGGAAGCGCATATTGAACCTGCAGCTTTCAGGCCGAGAGGACTTTATCTACACCATGGATGGCTCGGAGTCCATTCACAAGTGGAACTTCAACACGGGCTTCATCGAGATGGTTTTCAAACACGAAGGCCTTGTGGAGAACTGTGTCCTTACCACCTCTGGTGACCTTATGGTGACTTCTGATGACAAGTGCAGCCAGTACATCTGGCAAACCGCCACGGGGGAGAACATCTTCCGCATCAACGGGCAGAAGATAACCCAGCTTCTCATCACCCACAACGACCAGTTTGTGGTCTCGCTGTGCGAGCAGAATGCCTCACGCGTCTGGAGGCTGGGCACGGGGCACAAGGTGTGCAACATCCTGGTCACCCTCCAGCATGCTCTCATCACCACCGCCAACACCTTCCTGGTTGGCACTACCAAAAACAAGCTTCTTGCTGTCAGCCTGTGGTCGGGAAGTGTCTCCAAGAAGTTCATCTGCGACGACGGGATTACCATTGTCAACTTCAAGCTCATCCCTGATTGTCCGGACTATGTGGTCTTCATCACGTCCACCGAGACTGTGTTTATCTGGAGCGTAGCGGACGAGTCTGTGTGCCGTCGCGTCCAGATGCCGGCCAACTTCCTGAAGAACCTGGAGGATTTCCAGATCTCGCCCAACGGCAAGCTCGGGATCGTGTCCAAGGGCGACGAGAACATCAACGTCTTGGACCTCCACAGCGGCAAGCTTCGATTGGTCCACGCCGCAGGCATCATATGGCGGCAGAAGCTCTCGAGGGACGGCCGGTACCTCGTGTACATCTGCTTCCGCAACTGCGAGGAAGACGACGACGCGGGCGTGGTGTCCAACCTGATTGTTATGCGTCTGGCCGACGGCAAGAGCATCGGCACGTGCTCCCTCTACAAGACGCCCACCTACCTGTGCCTCTCACAGCGGGCGCTCAACATCATCGTGGGCTTCGAAGACGGCAGCATCGGCACCTACACCGTGGTGGACCGGGTCGACGCCGCCCTCAAGATCAAAATCGCCACGTCCAACAGCCGGCAGATCGTCAACAACGCTGCACAGAAGGTAAGGCCCAAGTGCAGCACCCATGCCTTCAAGACCATCTCCGACTGCATCTGGCGGGAGTCCACGGAGGTCTTCTCCAGGGACAGCCCCATCAACCTGTCCGACTCAGGCGAGGCCGAGACCACCACGCCAACCAAGAAGAGCGAACTGCTTCAGTGA